The nucleotide window GGTCGTCGCCCACTTCGAGTTCGAGGAGGGCGCGCTCGTGACCGCCGTCGACGGCGCACACTCCGGGGAGATCGGCCGGGTCGAGGAGGTCGTGGTGACCCCCGGGAGCGCCCCGAACAACGTCATCGCGAGCCAGGACGACGTTCCCGGCGTCTCCGGCGACGGCTTCGAGACCGTCGCGGAGTACGTCGTCGTCATCGACGAGAACTTCATCGAGGGTGCCGACGAGGACGACGAGGCTGCTGAAGAAGAAGCGGCCGACGCCGGCACCGACGACGAAGACGAGGGAGGTGACGACGAATGAGCAGCGAAAGTGAGGATAGCGCGGACTTCCACGAGATGCGCGAGCCGCGCATCGAGAAGGTCGTCGTCCACATGGGCGTCGGCCAGGGCGGCCGCGACCTCGGCAACGCCGAGGAGATCCTCGCGGAGGTGGCGGGCCAGCAGCCGGTCCGGACCACGGCAGACCGGACGCTGCAGGCGTTCGACATCCGCGAGGGCGACCCCATCGGCGCGAAGGTAACCCTTCGCGGCGCCGAGGCCCACGACTTTCTGGAGACGGCGCTGCCGCTCGCGGAGCTCTCGCGGTCGCAGTTCGACGAGACGGGCAACGTCAGCTTCGGAGTCGAGGAACACACCGACTTCCCGAGCCAGGAGTACGACCCGACGACGGGCATCTACGGGCTGGACGTGACGGTCAACCTCGTCCGGCCGGGCTACCGCGTCGCCAAGCGGGACAAGGCGACCCGCCAGATCCCCTCGGGCCACCGGCTCGACCCCGAGGACGCCGCCCGGTACATCGAGACGACCTTCGACGTGGAGGTGAGCGAATGAGCGAATCAGAGGAGGACACCGACGCCGCCTACGACACCGGCGAGCAGGCAGCCAAACGCACCGAACAGCTCCGCGAGTGCCAGCGCTGTGGCCGCGAGCAGGGACTGGTCGGCAAGTACGACATCTGGCTGTGTCGACAGTGCTTCCGCGAGGTGTCCCGGAGCATGGGCTTCAAGAAATACTCATGACAGGAACGGACCCACTCGCCAACGCGCTGTCGGCGCTGAACAACGCCGAGAGTGTCGGGCACTTGACACAGGAAGTATCGCCCGCTTCGAACGAGATCGG belongs to Salinirussus salinus and includes:
- a CDS encoding 50S ribosomal protein L5 is translated as MSSESEDSADFHEMREPRIEKVVVHMGVGQGGRDLGNAEEILAEVAGQQPVRTTADRTLQAFDIREGDPIGAKVTLRGAEAHDFLETALPLAELSRSQFDETGNVSFGVEEHTDFPSQEYDPTTGIYGLDVTVNLVRPGYRVAKRDKATRQIPSGHRLDPEDAARYIETTFDVEVSE
- a CDS encoding 30S ribosomal protein S14 — encoded protein: MSESEEDTDAAYDTGEQAAKRTEQLRECQRCGREQGLVGKYDIWLCRQCFREVSRSMGFKKYS